One Maribacter dokdonensis DSW-8 genomic region harbors:
- a CDS encoding tetratricopeptide repeat protein → MRFILFLITYITFTTFCFAQDDFLAKQYFADGDFEKAVVFYEKLVEKNPRRTEYVQDLVACYQQLEAYQKAESFLNARLNDRNPYPTLLIDLGYNYALQEQQDLAQKNYDKALAIIDKNPNYGYALGLQFQKYNLLDMAIKAFQKSMELNPALNFNFQLARIYGEQGNVEAMYNSYLNLVIDGKTSKSNILRSIDDFVSEEPENQNNILLKKVLLERAQKNPDILWNELLSWLFEKQNQYGSAFRQEKAIFKRMNGSSTSRLENLGQSALENEEYEIAKDIYSYIIENTSDKIVQLDAELNLIDIELVGATDSTLDAIQKKYEELVDIYGYRSQTLQLQVAYANFLTFKKNDPAPAEELLKNSLELPMSDRGTAYLKLALGDILVFNKKFNEALIYFSQIQQKLKNDVLGQNARFKVAQTSFYKGDFDWALTQLKVLRSSTSQLIANDAMQLSLLISDNSLEDSTQTALKKYARADFLAYQNKNDEAINALGDILENHKGEKIEDEALLKQAQLYEKLKKYDNAQLNYQKIITFYGNGILADDAYYALGELYRTVFNDPIKAKEQYEKIIYNYQDSYYFPEARKNFRILRGDSIN, encoded by the coding sequence ATGCGGTTTATCCTTTTTCTAATTACATACATAACCTTTACAACATTTTGTTTTGCCCAAGATGATTTTTTGGCCAAACAATATTTTGCAGATGGTGATTTTGAAAAAGCTGTAGTATTCTACGAAAAATTGGTAGAAAAAAATCCCCGAAGAACAGAGTATGTGCAAGACCTAGTTGCTTGCTACCAACAGTTGGAAGCATACCAAAAAGCAGAATCTTTTTTGAATGCACGGTTAAATGACCGCAATCCTTACCCTACCCTGTTAATTGACCTTGGTTACAACTATGCGCTACAAGAACAGCAAGACCTGGCGCAAAAGAATTACGACAAAGCTTTGGCCATTATAGATAAAAATCCCAATTACGGATATGCCTTGGGACTTCAATTTCAGAAATACAACCTTTTGGATATGGCCATAAAGGCTTTTCAAAAATCAATGGAGTTAAACCCCGCTTTAAACTTCAATTTTCAATTGGCAAGAATTTATGGGGAACAGGGCAACGTTGAGGCTATGTATAATTCGTATTTAAATCTTGTTATTGATGGTAAAACTTCAAAAAGCAATATTCTAAGAAGCATAGACGATTTTGTATCGGAAGAACCGGAAAACCAAAATAACATTTTGCTAAAAAAAGTGTTATTGGAACGCGCTCAAAAGAATCCTGATATTTTATGGAACGAGTTATTGAGTTGGTTATTTGAAAAACAAAATCAATACGGTAGTGCATTTAGGCAAGAAAAAGCCATTTTTAAGCGTATGAATGGCAGTTCTACCAGTCGTTTAGAAAATTTAGGACAAAGCGCTCTGGAGAATGAAGAATATGAAATTGCTAAAGATATTTACAGCTATATCATTGAAAACACCAGTGATAAAATAGTTCAACTAGATGCAGAATTAAATCTAATTGATATTGAATTGGTAGGCGCAACGGACAGTACGTTAGACGCTATTCAAAAAAAATATGAGGAACTTGTGGATATTTACGGGTACAGATCACAAACCCTTCAGCTTCAGGTAGCCTATGCCAATTTTCTAACTTTTAAAAAGAACGACCCGGCACCTGCCGAAGAATTATTGAAAAACAGCCTTGAACTGCCCATGAGCGATAGAGGCACTGCCTATTTAAAATTGGCACTTGGAGATATTTTAGTGTTCAACAAAAAATTCAATGAAGCACTCATCTATTTTTCACAGATTCAGCAAAAACTTAAAAACGACGTTTTAGGTCAGAATGCACGGTTTAAAGTTGCGCAGACCAGCTTCTACAAGGGAGATTTTGATTGGGCCTTAACCCAACTAAAAGTATTAAGAAGCTCTACCTCACAGCTTATCGCAAATGATGCCATGCAGCTGAGCCTCTTGATATCCGATAATTCATTAGAAGATTCTACTCAAACAGCATTAAAAAAATATGCACGGGCAGATTTTTTAGCCTACCAAAATAAAAACGATGAGGCAATCAATGCCTTGGGTGACATTCTAGAAAATCATAAGGGAGAAAAAATTGAGGACGAGGCTTTATTGAAGCAAGCCCAATTATACGAGAAACTTAAAAAATACGATAATGCGCAATTAAATTACCAAAAAATCATCACGTTCTATGGTAATGGTATTCTTGCAGATGATGCTTATTATGCCTTGGGAGAACTTTACAGAACAGTGTTCAATGACCCCATAAAAGCAAAAGAGCAATATGAAAAAATCATTTACAACTATCAAGATAGTTACTACTTCCCAGAAGCCCGCAAGAACTTCAGAATTTTAAGGGGAGATTCCATTAATTAA
- a CDS encoding DUF1801 domain-containing protein, which yields MNLKVDHFLNEQVVWKNELSLLREIILECDVKEDFKWKHPCYTKNGKNIVLIHGFKQYCALLFYKGALLRDPHSILIQQTENVQAGRQLRFKNTEDILKMKKVIKDYIFEAVEIEKSNLIIPTKKVSDYEVPEELKIIFKENPTFKNAFEKLTPGRQKGYLLHFSKAKQSSTRLARINKYTNRILSGKGLNDCVCGLSKRMPNCDGSHKGIGTIS from the coding sequence AACAAGTAGTATGGAAGAATGAGCTTTCATTGCTCCGAGAAATAATCCTGGAATGCGATGTTAAAGAAGATTTCAAATGGAAACATCCTTGCTACACCAAAAATGGAAAGAACATTGTTTTAATTCACGGTTTCAAACAATACTGCGCTCTTCTATTTTACAAAGGTGCCCTGCTTAGAGACCCGCATTCTATTTTAATACAACAGACAGAAAACGTACAAGCGGGCAGGCAACTAAGGTTCAAGAATACAGAAGATATTTTAAAAATGAAAAAGGTGATCAAAGATTACATTTTTGAAGCCGTAGAAATTGAAAAATCAAATCTAATAATACCAACGAAAAAAGTTAGTGACTATGAAGTCCCTGAAGAATTGAAAATAATTTTTAAGGAAAATCCCACTTTTAAAAACGCATTTGAAAAATTGACCCCTGGTAGACAAAAAGGATATTTATTACATTTTTCAAAAGCCAAACAATCTTCGACAAGGTTAGCCCGAATCAATAAATACACCAATAGAATTTTAAGCGGAAAAGGTCTTAATGATTGTGTTTGCGGACTTTCAAAAAGAATGCCCAATTGCGACGGGTCTCATAAGGGTATCGGAACCATTTCATAA